In Herbaspirillum seropedicae, a single window of DNA contains:
- a CDS encoding type VI secretion system Vgr family protein — protein sequence MLTMTASSMTSASFGAFLNLLTHERRLLRLHLPSSAPSAVQRLVALQVTGTEAVCGNVIYRVQCASSAADLDIHALQGVPIGFSVKEGDGGAALVCGLATSVRQIHSEAGAVLLEIELCDALRLLEQRKTWRVFCDLSVLEISEQILTEHRHDNSVLAAALRWHVSGLHKAYPKRAFVMQAGESDADFLQRLWRQEGIAWHFRFALEGNEPVHHLHLADHPSAYPDHSAVALRFHQAGVMEQTDTVTHWEAWCEQSIDEVTLTAFDYKANRCTQAQEKALRGKDGAGLALARTLEDYEYAPPVLAAGLAHQQQMARRRIEAHELAAQGCRARSVVRSLRAGTVFRISGHPHLDTLTEREARFTVTQLTLYARNSLVLDAEWMAPLMKEWLPARAALGDQTALDLPVYCNGFDCVQSDTAIVPRYDPEDVPKLGLMSAVVVGDGDKEVDVDELGRIAVRFLFTRPQEHPRGRGASGTTGDSARIRILQPWADAGFGTAFWPRVGSEILIAFLQNHPDKPVALGGLYDGTHYPPKFSRQGKLPENSALSGIRSKELKANRHNHLLFDDSRGQISAQMFSDHAATQLNQGWLGSPRTEGRSAPRGEGFELATDAAGCLRTAHGLLITAFARLNASGNQLAREETLALMQQCVQLFTGIGEYAAQHQAKAGDHAPHERLHRQLQQWENGSNTKPDAGDGGAPVVAVTAPAGLHFSTPETAVTHAGENCDTVALRHIQLASGEHLTANAGKGISLFAQSEDLTLIAHQGELKLQSQHNDTKVAAAKNLSLTASGGKVQIIAADEILLAASDGSYLRLGGGKIDMGCSGAATIHAATHRWIDAQTTPGELPTFAKDDVGRKPVLARPTDDQKIAGVRFEIDSGDGGKTSGQTNDLGRAASLSKNAFEQMRIRFLDSDD from the coding sequence ATGCTCACCATGACTGCCTCCTCAATGACCTCCGCGTCGTTCGGCGCTTTCTTGAATCTTCTTACGCACGAACGGCGCCTTCTGAGGCTGCATCTACCATCTTCCGCTCCGTCTGCCGTTCAGCGGCTGGTCGCCTTGCAGGTCACAGGAACAGAGGCGGTATGCGGCAACGTGATCTACCGCGTGCAGTGCGCCAGCAGCGCCGCTGATCTTGACATCCATGCGCTCCAAGGAGTGCCTATCGGATTTTCTGTGAAGGAGGGTGACGGTGGCGCTGCATTGGTCTGTGGCCTGGCCACCTCGGTGCGGCAAATCCATTCGGAAGCGGGTGCGGTTCTGCTCGAAATCGAGCTTTGCGATGCCCTACGCTTGTTGGAACAGCGCAAGACCTGGCGGGTCTTCTGCGACCTTTCGGTGCTGGAGATCAGCGAGCAGATCCTGACCGAGCATCGCCACGACAATAGCGTTCTGGCGGCTGCCCTGCGCTGGCACGTCAGCGGCTTGCATAAAGCCTATCCGAAGCGGGCCTTCGTCATGCAAGCCGGTGAAAGTGATGCCGACTTTCTGCAACGCCTGTGGCGGCAGGAGGGCATCGCCTGGCACTTCCGCTTCGCGCTCGAGGGGAACGAGCCAGTCCATCATCTGCATCTGGCGGACCACCCGAGCGCCTATCCTGATCATTCGGCAGTTGCCTTGCGTTTCCATCAGGCCGGCGTCATGGAGCAGACCGATACGGTGACCCACTGGGAGGCATGGTGCGAGCAATCGATAGATGAAGTCACGCTGACAGCCTTCGATTACAAAGCCAACCGGTGTACGCAAGCGCAGGAAAAAGCGCTGCGTGGGAAAGATGGCGCAGGTCTTGCCCTGGCACGAACGTTGGAAGACTACGAGTATGCTCCGCCCGTCCTCGCCGCGGGTCTCGCTCACCAACAGCAGATGGCCCGTAGACGGATCGAGGCCCATGAGCTGGCGGCACAGGGATGTCGTGCCAGAAGCGTCGTGCGCTCCTTGCGTGCCGGGACCGTATTCCGCATCAGCGGGCATCCTCATCTGGACACCCTGACGGAACGGGAAGCCCGCTTCACCGTCACGCAACTGACGCTCTATGCCCGCAACAGCCTGGTGCTCGATGCCGAATGGATGGCGCCCCTGATGAAGGAGTGGCTGCCAGCGCGTGCCGCGCTGGGCGACCAGACGGCCCTGGACCTGCCCGTCTACTGCAATGGCTTTGACTGTGTTCAGAGCGATACGGCCATCGTGCCTCGCTACGATCCTGAAGACGTGCCCAAGCTGGGCTTGATGAGCGCGGTCGTCGTGGGAGATGGCGACAAGGAAGTGGACGTCGACGAACTGGGGCGCATCGCCGTACGCTTCCTGTTTACCCGGCCTCAGGAGCATCCGCGCGGACGCGGCGCCAGCGGCACCACCGGTGATTCCGCTCGTATCCGTATCCTCCAGCCCTGGGCTGACGCCGGATTCGGCACGGCCTTCTGGCCCAGGGTAGGCAGCGAGATCCTGATTGCCTTCCTGCAAAATCATCCTGACAAGCCCGTGGCGCTGGGGGGGCTCTACGACGGGACTCATTACCCACCGAAGTTTTCGCGCCAGGGCAAGCTGCCGGAGAACAGCGCCCTGTCTGGCATTCGAAGCAAGGAACTCAAGGCGAATCGGCATAACCACCTGCTATTTGACGATAGCCGAGGCCAGATCAGCGCCCAGATGTTCTCTGATCACGCCGCCACCCAACTCAATCAAGGGTGGCTGGGTTCTCCACGTACGGAAGGCCGCTCAGCACCGCGCGGAGAAGGTTTCGAGCTTGCCACCGATGCCGCAGGCTGCCTGCGTACTGCACATGGTCTCCTGATTACAGCGTTTGCGCGGCTCAATGCTAGCGGCAATCAGCTTGCACGCGAGGAGACGCTCGCGCTGATGCAGCAATGCGTACAGCTCTTCACCGGCATAGGCGAGTATGCTGCGCAACACCAGGCCAAGGCGGGTGATCATGCTCCACATGAACGCCTGCATCGCCAGCTACAGCAATGGGAAAACGGCTCCAATACCAAGCCTGATGCAGGCGATGGTGGAGCCCCTGTGGTCGCCGTGACGGCGCCTGCGGGCCTGCATTTCAGTACGCCCGAGACCGCAGTTACGCACGCAGGCGAGAACTGCGACACGGTGGCGCTGCGCCATATCCAGTTGGCCAGTGGCGAGCACCTGACGGCCAATGCAGGCAAGGGCATTTCGCTGTTTGCCCAATCGGAAGACCTGACGCTGATCGCGCATCAGGGCGAGCTCAAGCTACAGTCGCAGCACAACGACACCAAGGTGGCCGCCGCCAAGAACCTGAGCCTGACTGCAAGCGGCGGCAAGGTGCAGATCATTGCGGCCGACGAGATCTTGCTGGCTGCATCCGACGGGAGTTATCTGCGCCTTGGCGGTGGAAAGATCGACATGGGGTGTAGCGGGGCGGCGACGATTCATGCGGCCACCCATCGCTGGATTGATGCACAGACCACACCGGGAGAGTTGCCGACTTTCGCGAAAGATGATGTTGGTCGCAAGCCCGTCCTGGCGCGTCCGACCGATGACCAGAAGATTGCTGGCGTCCGTTTCGAGATCGATAGCGGCGATGGCGGCAAGACCAGCGGTCAAACCAATGATCTGGGGAGGGCGGCGTCGCTGTCGAAAAATGCGTTTGAGCAGATGCGCATCCGATTTCTTGATTCTGATGACTGA
- a CDS encoding T6SS effector phospholipase Tle3 domain-containing protein, translating into MSTTSAAEKSTRVVGGGKFTLLPDQSEAVFYKTLPLPGVIILVHGVNSDGEWYESTERGLCEGLNERLARRPEQMAYSGPTSGRLAPVQYTPELTADGYLAPQRSADNFIKAQPHYSPVIRFRWGYKASKKDVRQFGKNVWLNENDYWGGGPFANGCSTIADLWTEGLNDRLFLWLTAQHLNPVAGRDVYRCPHRAYYVHAALRLARLIKSIRDRQADCPITVMCHSQGNMVGIAAAFLADRLGIQADNYLLCNPPLSLVPDNLTENWSQRGSSDSQGSLGRQTYRARVETLKNFFILLRARAACAHADKRIDREMANSAPKVGPAFTAAGDRQRHGLNGSTFGRVTLYCNPHDQVISATTVQGIGWRGMNAEEIGVTNGKGVFTQRVFAHRYLVGQVPGKSYRYWDDRWNKEAGAGKDGFWHPPSPAVTHRLRQGLTSSETLVEKIATVFMASKVNHVALFKQHVNADVAKGWSIPVDAPELPRHFLPTAYRYGKLSPQFDEGIDAVGNAREARKSEDKKKAGDPYDEHVTLKSEDGSANDGPQGDQDSEARLRYEHRARLRMQARRGDRADVQGNVAGERPGGQSTEEYQSWRTEQIGAFLKEGVDQSATDHSTIVTNSEHARLAAAYDVAVGVCTLSEEAMRELRVEADWRYWDGLKENHPHRYLGEYFDQSTMLKKTLDGWLSNEEASRPRSILDERSWKKSIAEAR; encoded by the coding sequence ATGAGCACAACGTCCGCCGCAGAAAAATCAACCCGCGTAGTCGGCGGAGGAAAATTTACCTTATTGCCGGACCAGAGTGAGGCCGTTTTCTACAAGACCCTGCCCTTGCCCGGAGTCATCATCCTGGTGCATGGCGTCAATTCCGATGGGGAGTGGTACGAGAGTACCGAACGCGGCTTATGCGAAGGGCTCAATGAACGGCTGGCCAGACGGCCGGAACAAATGGCGTATAGCGGCCCGACGTCGGGACGCCTGGCGCCGGTGCAGTATACGCCCGAACTCACGGCCGACGGCTATCTTGCGCCACAGCGCAGTGCGGACAACTTCATCAAGGCCCAGCCTCATTATTCCCCTGTCATCCGTTTTCGCTGGGGATACAAGGCCAGCAAGAAGGACGTCAGACAATTCGGCAAGAACGTCTGGCTCAACGAAAATGATTACTGGGGAGGCGGGCCTTTCGCCAATGGCTGTTCCACCATTGCCGATCTTTGGACGGAGGGTCTTAATGATCGCCTGTTCCTGTGGCTGACCGCGCAACATCTCAATCCGGTGGCCGGAAGAGATGTCTATCGCTGCCCGCACCGCGCCTACTACGTCCACGCCGCCCTGCGTCTGGCTCGGCTCATCAAGTCCATTCGGGACCGGCAGGCGGATTGTCCAATTACCGTGATGTGCCATAGCCAGGGCAACATGGTCGGGATCGCTGCAGCCTTTCTCGCTGACCGTCTCGGCATTCAGGCGGACAACTATCTTCTGTGCAATCCGCCGCTGAGCCTGGTGCCGGACAATCTGACGGAAAACTGGAGCCAGAGAGGCAGCAGCGATTCCCAGGGATCGCTGGGGCGCCAGACGTATCGGGCCCGGGTGGAGACGCTGAAGAACTTCTTCATACTGCTGCGCGCTCGCGCCGCCTGTGCCCACGCGGACAAAAGGATCGACAGGGAGATGGCCAACAGCGCACCCAAGGTCGGCCCTGCCTTTACGGCAGCCGGGGATCGCCAACGCCATGGTTTGAACGGATCCACGTTCGGCCGCGTGACCTTGTATTGCAATCCGCACGATCAGGTGATCTCGGCCACCACCGTGCAGGGGATAGGTTGGCGCGGCATGAATGCGGAGGAGATTGGCGTCACCAATGGCAAGGGCGTATTTACGCAGCGCGTTTTTGCCCATCGGTATCTGGTGGGGCAGGTGCCGGGCAAGTCCTATCGCTACTGGGACGACCGCTGGAACAAGGAGGCGGGCGCTGGCAAAGATGGATTCTGGCATCCGCCTTCACCTGCCGTGACACATCGACTCAGGCAGGGCCTGACATCCAGCGAAACCTTGGTGGAGAAGATCGCTACGGTGTTCATGGCATCCAAAGTCAATCATGTTGCCCTCTTCAAACAGCATGTCAACGCCGACGTGGCCAAAGGTTGGTCGATTCCTGTTGACGCTCCCGAACTCCCTCGACACTTCCTGCCCACGGCATACCGCTATGGAAAGCTGAGCCCGCAATTTGACGAGGGTATCGATGCCGTTGGCAATGCACGCGAAGCCCGCAAGAGCGAAGACAAGAAGAAGGCAGGCGATCCTTATGACGAGCATGTCACGCTCAAGTCCGAGGATGGTTCAGCGAACGACGGGCCGCAGGGAGATCAGGACTCAGAGGCCCGATTGCGCTATGAACACAGGGCGCGCTTGCGCATGCAGGCCAGGCGAGGCGATAGGGCGGATGTTCAGGGAAACGTTGCCGGAGAACGGCCTGGCGGACAGAGCACCGAGGAATATCAGTCCTGGCGGACCGAACAGATCGGGGCGTTCCTGAAGGAAGGCGTGGATCAGAGTGCCACTGATCATTCGACCATCGTGACCAATTCGGAGCATGCGCGGCTGGCGGCGGCTTATGACGTGGCCGTTGGAGTGTGCACGCTCAGTGAGGAAGCGATGAGGGAATTGCGGGTTGAGGCGGATTGGAGATATTGGGATGGGCTCAAAGAAAATCATCCACATCGCTATCTCGGCGAGTACTTTGATCAGAGCACCATGCTGAAAAAGACCCTTGACGGTTGGCTCTCGAACGAGGAGGCAAGCCGGCCTCGGAGCATCTTAGATGAGCGCTCGTGGAAGAAATCTATAGCGGAGGCTAGGTAA
- a CDS encoding PAAR domain-containing protein — MKGVIRLEDPTSHGGKVVSADARVAVRGKAVARVGDRCSCPVQGHVGCVIVEGHPTIEIDGIAVAFDGHRISCGAVLISTLSNSGAG; from the coding sequence ATGAAGGGCGTCATCCGTCTAGAAGACCCGACCAGCCACGGTGGCAAGGTCGTCAGTGCCGATGCCCGCGTGGCAGTGAGAGGGAAAGCTGTCGCCCGTGTTGGTGACCGTTGCTCTTGTCCGGTCCAGGGACATGTGGGTTGCGTCATCGTCGAAGGTCATCCAACCATTGAGATAGATGGAATCGCAGTTGCCTTTGACGGCCATCGCATCAGTTGCGGTGCAGTGCTTATCTCCACGCTGTCCAATAGCGGCGCCGGCTGA
- a CDS encoding GGDEF domain-containing protein, with amino-acid sequence MTIRNFFPPTQPERARSQRGLSGSRIDLANAGGQADAWLEPTLADFISLATSLCSMPMGMVSQLHADIGMQHPFVSIVNGRGDRRNQWWRFPGQNGVARTVVDFSLCEYAARRPGQLTEISDLQADQRFCDSALANGNPRVRFYAAVPLVSSNGDIFGTLCVMDREARVLTAAQRDAFLKLGRQLEGQLEARRAMQKLEQQTLTDALTGIGNRRSFDLRLREEWTRHLRNARPLSLLMVDVDYFKQYNDTYGHPAGDALLTQLGRVLRSPLRASDFLARYGGDEFSLILPDTDEIGALQVAERIKAAVEQAHWEHCDIEISLGAATVTPSEMCDFSALLQAADQAMYRRKHGREPRHA; translated from the coding sequence ATGACCATTCGAAACTTTTTTCCTCCGACCCAGCCCGAGCGCGCCCGCTCCCAGCGCGGCCTGAGCGGCTCCCGCATCGACCTGGCCAATGCCGGCGGCCAGGCTGACGCCTGGCTGGAGCCGACCCTGGCGGACTTCATCTCGCTGGCCACCAGCCTGTGCAGCATGCCCATGGGGATGGTCAGCCAGTTGCACGCCGACATCGGCATGCAGCATCCCTTCGTTTCGATCGTCAATGGCCGTGGCGACCGCCGCAACCAATGGTGGCGCTTCCCTGGCCAGAATGGCGTGGCGCGCACCGTGGTGGACTTCTCGCTGTGCGAATATGCGGCACGACGCCCCGGCCAGCTCACCGAGATCAGCGACCTGCAGGCGGACCAGCGCTTTTGCGATAGCGCCCTGGCCAATGGCAATCCGCGTGTACGCTTCTATGCCGCAGTGCCGCTGGTGTCGTCCAACGGCGACATCTTCGGCACGCTCTGCGTGATGGACCGCGAAGCGCGCGTGCTCACCGCCGCCCAGCGCGACGCCTTCCTCAAGCTGGGTCGCCAGCTCGAAGGTCAACTGGAAGCGCGCCGCGCCATGCAGAAACTGGAACAACAGACACTGACCGATGCGCTCACCGGCATCGGCAATCGTCGCAGCTTCGACCTGCGTCTGCGTGAAGAGTGGACCCGTCATCTGCGCAATGCCCGCCCCTTGTCGCTGCTGATGGTGGACGTCGATTACTTCAAGCAGTACAACGACACCTACGGCCACCCGGCCGGCGACGCCCTGCTCACGCAACTGGGACGCGTCCTGCGTTCGCCGCTGCGCGCCAGCGACTTCCTGGCGCGTTATGGCGGCGACGAATTTTCCCTGATCCTGCCCGACACCGACGAGATCGGCGCGCTCCAGGTGGCCGAACGCATCAAGGCTGCGGTGGAGCAGGCGCATTGGGAACACTGCGATATCGAGATCAGCCTGGGCGCGGCCACGGTGACGCCCTCGGAGATGTGCGACTTCAGCGCCTTGCTGCAGGCTGCCGACCAGGCCATGTACCGGCGCAAGCATGGGCGGGAGCCGCGGCACGCGTAA
- a CDS encoding glyoxalase/bleomycin resistance/dioxygenase family protein, with the protein MSTQPKAGAVLFAKDVARLAAFYAQVLAVVPKHAHAEKVVIESADFLLVIHAITAPHGDAVEISTPPVLRENVPVKLFLPVRSLSHARLATQQMGGGMKSPDGEWNGPDFRACDGYDPEGNVVQFREALPEAALAT; encoded by the coding sequence ATGTCGACCCAGCCCAAAGCAGGCGCAGTCCTGTTCGCCAAAGATGTAGCCCGCCTCGCCGCGTTCTATGCGCAGGTGCTGGCGGTGGTTCCCAAACACGCCCATGCCGAGAAGGTGGTCATCGAGAGCGCTGATTTCCTGCTCGTGATCCACGCCATCACCGCGCCGCATGGCGACGCTGTCGAGATCAGCACGCCGCCGGTACTGCGCGAGAATGTGCCGGTCAAGCTCTTCCTTCCGGTGCGCTCGCTCAGTCATGCGCGGCTGGCCACGCAACAGATGGGCGGTGGCATGAAGAGTCCGGACGGGGAATGGAATGGTCCCGATTTCCGCGCCTGCGACGGCTACGATCCGGAAGGCAACGTAGTGCAGTTCCGCGAGGCGCTGCCGGAAGCGGCCCTGGCGACCTGA
- a CDS encoding 5-carboxymethyl-2-hydroxymuconate Delta-isomerase, with translation MPHLVMEYTGNLSIDVQPTLLKLNQALVASGHFEENAIKARAVRLQNYLVGTDTQAQRGFVALRLAILTGRSLEDKKQISDLLGAAMRQDLALPADTQVQITVEVADMQRESYYKVSLP, from the coding sequence ATGCCCCATCTCGTCATGGAATACACCGGCAATCTCTCCATCGATGTCCAACCCACACTGCTGAAGCTGAACCAGGCGCTGGTGGCCAGCGGCCACTTCGAAGAGAACGCCATCAAGGCGCGCGCAGTGCGCCTGCAAAACTACCTGGTCGGCACCGATACGCAGGCACAGCGCGGCTTCGTCGCACTGCGTCTGGCCATCCTGACCGGCCGCTCGCTGGAGGACAAGAAGCAGATCTCCGACCTGCTGGGCGCCGCCATGCGCCAAGACCTGGCGCTGCCGGCTGACACCCAGGTGCAGATCACGGTGGAAGTGGCCGACATGCAGCGCGAGAGCTACTACAAGGTCAGCCTGCCGTAA
- a CDS encoding threo-3-hydroxy-L-aspartate ammonia-lyase — MIPVSSATELPSFADVLLAAERIKPWAHRTPVLRSRTADTELGAQLFFKCENFQRMGAFKFRGAMNALTQFDATQRKHGVITFSSGNHAQGTALAAQLLGIPAVIVMPQDAPAAKVAATRGYGAEVVTYDRYTEDREAIGARLAAERKMTLIPPYDHPHVMAGQGTATLELLQETGPLDALFVCLGGGGLLSGAALAARALSPACKIYGVEPQAGNDGQQSLRAGQVVHIDTPKTIADGAQTQHLGKYTFGVIRELVDDIHTVSDEELVAGMRFFAERMKMVVEPTGCLGFAAARKLKDQLQGKRVGVIISGGNVDLGKLATFLAD; from the coding sequence ATGATCCCCGTTTCCAGCGCCACCGAATTGCCCAGCTTTGCCGATGTCCTGCTGGCGGCCGAACGCATCAAGCCCTGGGCGCACAGGACGCCCGTGCTGCGCTCGCGCACTGCCGACACCGAGCTGGGCGCGCAGCTCTTCTTCAAGTGCGAGAACTTCCAGCGCATGGGGGCCTTCAAGTTCCGTGGTGCGATGAATGCGCTCACGCAGTTCGATGCGACCCAGCGCAAGCATGGCGTGATCACCTTCTCCTCGGGCAACCATGCGCAAGGCACGGCGCTGGCTGCGCAACTGCTGGGCATCCCGGCCGTGATCGTGATGCCCCAGGATGCGCCAGCCGCCAAGGTGGCGGCCACCCGTGGCTATGGTGCGGAAGTGGTCACCTATGACCGCTATACCGAAGACCGCGAAGCCATCGGTGCGCGCCTGGCGGCCGAGCGCAAGATGACCCTGATCCCGCCCTACGACCATCCCCACGTCATGGCCGGACAGGGGACGGCCACGCTGGAGCTGTTGCAGGAAACCGGTCCGCTGGATGCGCTCTTCGTCTGCCTGGGTGGGGGCGGCCTGCTCTCCGGTGCGGCGCTGGCGGCGCGCGCGCTGTCGCCGGCGTGCAAGATCTATGGCGTAGAGCCGCAAGCCGGCAATGATGGCCAGCAATCGCTGCGCGCCGGGCAGGTGGTGCACATCGATACCCCCAAGACCATCGCCGATGGCGCCCAGACCCAGCACCTGGGCAAGTACACCTTCGGCGTCATCCGCGAACTGGTCGATGACATCCATACGGTGAGCGATGAGGAACTGGTGGCCGGCATGCGCTTCTTTGCCGAGCGCATGAAGATGGTGGTGGAGCCCACCGGCTGCCTGGGCTTTGCGGCGGCCCGCAAGTTGAAGGACCAGTTGCAGGGCAAGCGCGTGGGGGTGATCATCAGCGGGGGCAATGTGGACCTGGGCAAGCTGGCGACCTTCCTGGCAGACTAA
- a CDS encoding helix-turn-helix transcriptional regulator, with the protein MKSRPRKKRVPDRPDHALLLSQLQQIAQGLGDTFAPFCEVVLHDLRHADHSVVALYNNLSGREVGDPTTELGLARIADESYPQVLSNYANTLPDGRQTKSTSIGIKDVDGKYVAALCLNIDLTLFGALQGMLNQFGHTDGAVRVAESLEPAGADALRNHIDAFAARLSTTPRSLKTEERRALMRELRQNGGLDVRRAAEIVAAHLGVSRATVYNDDKE; encoded by the coding sequence ATGAAATCCCGCCCCCGCAAGAAACGCGTCCCCGATCGTCCCGACCACGCCCTGTTGCTGTCACAGCTTCAACAGATCGCCCAGGGTCTGGGCGACACGTTTGCCCCCTTCTGCGAAGTCGTGCTGCATGATCTGCGCCATGCCGATCACTCCGTCGTCGCCCTGTACAACAACCTGTCCGGGCGCGAAGTGGGCGACCCTACCACCGAACTGGGACTGGCCCGCATCGCCGACGAGAGCTATCCGCAAGTGCTGAGCAACTACGCCAACACCTTGCCCGATGGCCGCCAGACCAAGAGCACCTCCATCGGCATCAAGGATGTCGATGGCAAGTACGTGGCGGCGCTGTGCCTGAACATCGACCTCACACTCTTCGGCGCCTTGCAGGGCATGCTCAACCAGTTCGGCCACACCGATGGCGCAGTGCGCGTGGCCGAGTCGCTGGAGCCGGCCGGCGCCGACGCCCTGCGCAACCACATCGATGCCTTTGCCGCCCGCCTCTCGACCACACCGCGCAGCCTCAAGACCGAGGAACGCCGGGCACTCATGCGCGAGCTGCGCCAGAACGGCGGCCTGGATGTGCGGCGCGCTGCCGAGATCGTAGCCGCGCACCTGGGCGTCTCCCGCGCGACCGTCTACAACGACGATAAAGAATGA
- a CDS encoding phospholipase D-like domain-containing protein, which produces MTPAPRRFLIRLAAVIGAALGLAGSAHAEFSIPGFELVHTVPRETTLATPDLRDAALVWKEMFDAAQHEIVFGQFYVAGQDGEALDDIMAHLEAAGRRGVKIRFLMEKKGEFASVPATIDRLKRIPNLAFRQIDYSRMTGNGIIHAKYFVVDGQSAYVGSQNFDWRSFSHIHETGLKITDPTVAAQVQAIFEIDWAAQAAIAAGQTPAVTNHDVVAADVARGNYLVASPNAFNPPGVGDSQSELVRLIGQAQREIRVQLLDYAPLSYGLNHTRPYYAVIDDALRAAATRGVKIKLMVSNWNTEAPAIRYLQSLALLPNVEIRIVTLPQASSGFIPFARVIHTKAMSIDGQLAWIGTSNWAGGYLDNSRNLEVVLHNAAMAQRVASLHEQTWNSVYAQPIDVLKVYPKPAKGKENTE; this is translated from the coding sequence ATGACACCTGCTCCTCGCCGTTTCCTCATCCGCCTTGCGGCAGTCATCGGCGCCGCCCTTGGGCTGGCCGGCTCCGCCCATGCCGAGTTCAGCATCCCTGGTTTCGAACTGGTCCATACGGTGCCGCGCGAAACCACCCTGGCCACCCCCGACCTGCGCGATGCTGCGCTGGTATGGAAAGAGATGTTCGACGCCGCGCAGCACGAGATCGTGTTCGGCCAGTTCTACGTGGCTGGGCAGGACGGCGAGGCGCTCGACGACATCATGGCGCATCTGGAGGCGGCCGGAAGACGCGGCGTGAAGATCCGCTTCCTGATGGAAAAGAAGGGCGAGTTCGCCTCGGTGCCGGCCACCATCGACAGGCTCAAGCGCATTCCCAACCTGGCGTTCCGGCAGATCGACTATTCCCGCATGACCGGCAACGGCATCATCCATGCCAAGTACTTCGTGGTCGATGGCCAGAGCGCCTATGTGGGCAGCCAGAACTTCGACTGGCGCTCGTTCTCGCACATCCACGAGACCGGACTGAAGATCACCGACCCGACCGTGGCCGCGCAGGTGCAAGCCATCTTCGAGATCGACTGGGCCGCGCAGGCGGCCATCGCCGCCGGCCAGACACCGGCCGTGACCAACCACGATGTGGTGGCGGCCGATGTGGCGCGCGGCAACTACCTGGTGGCCAGCCCGAACGCCTTCAACCCGCCGGGCGTGGGCGACTCGCAGAGCGAACTGGTGCGCCTGATCGGACAGGCGCAACGCGAGATCCGGGTGCAGCTGCTGGACTATGCACCGCTCTCCTATGGCCTCAACCACACCCGGCCCTATTACGCGGTGATCGACGACGCCCTGCGCGCAGCGGCCACGCGGGGCGTGAAGATCAAGCTGATGGTGTCGAACTGGAACACCGAGGCCCCGGCGATCCGCTATCTGCAGAGCCTGGCCCTGCTGCCCAATGTGGAGATCCGCATCGTCACCCTGCCGCAGGCCAGCAGCGGCTTCATTCCATTCGCGCGGGTCATCCACACCAAGGCCATGAGCATCGATGGCCAGCTCGCCTGGATTGGCACCAGCAACTGGGCCGGCGGCTACCTGGACAACTCGCGCAACCTGGAAGTGGTGCTGCACAACGCCGCCATGGCGCAACGCGTGGCGAGCCTGCATGAGCAGACCTGGAATTCGGTCTACGCGCAGCCTATCGATGTGCTCAAGGTCTATCCCAAGCCAGCCAAGGGCAAGGAAAACACCGAATGA
- a CDS encoding MotA/TolQ/ExbB proton channel family protein — MNMQLLHELAFYLMYACAALAIFVIVERGLFFGYTMRQATGLERAMTHAVQHLKELPAALTARPSLPLALVSDILAEKHHLTTEKDLEDFSESVYIAKRGEVQQRLWILDTIVTAAPLLGLLGTILGIIDTFKALAVSGVSDPGQVSQGIGTALYATALGIGIAVVGMFFFNLFQERIERINDHLKVLMLRACVGRVNPQPQSKLHIA, encoded by the coding sequence ATGAACATGCAATTACTCCACGAACTGGCTTTCTACCTGATGTATGCCTGCGCGGCCCTGGCCATCTTCGTCATCGTCGAACGCGGGCTGTTCTTCGGCTACACCATGCGCCAGGCGACCGGCCTGGAGCGCGCCATGACCCACGCCGTCCAGCACCTCAAGGAACTGCCGGCCGCACTGACGGCCCGCCCCAGCCTGCCGCTGGCGCTGGTCTCGGACATCCTGGCCGAGAAGCATCATCTGACCACCGAGAAGGACCTGGAAGACTTCAGCGAATCGGTCTACATTGCCAAGCGCGGCGAAGTGCAGCAGCGTCTGTGGATCCTCGATACCATTGTCACGGCCGCACCCTTGCTGGGTCTGTTGGGCACCATCCTGGGCATCATCGATACCTTCAAGGCGCTGGCGGTCTCGGGCGTCTCCGATCCCGGCCAGGTGTCGCAGGGCATCGGCACGGCCTTGTATGCGACGGCGCTGGGCATCGGTATTGCGGTGGTCGGCATGTTCTTCTTCAACCTGTTCCAGGAGCGCATCGAGCGCATCAACGATCACCTAAAGGTATTGATGCTGCGCGCCTGCGTCGGCCGCGTGAATCCGCAGCCGCAAAGCAAGCTGCACATCGCCTGA